The nucleotide window TTGTCCTGATTGGCTGTATACTAACCAATTCAAGAACTTTTTCGCTGCATCCTGTTGCGCTTGATTGTTTTGTGTTTTGTCTATTCCTACAAATTTAGTAACACCTACCGGTATTCCAGAATTGCCATAATCGTTTGGATCATTGCTTATTGGCACAGGTACAAATCCATATTGACCATTTGCTGTATCAAAAGTCTTTATCTGAGGCCATGCCCAGTTGCCCATAAACCAAAAGCCAACTTGTCCTTGCCCAATAACTTGGGGACCTTTATCGTATGTTGGAGCCATAGGATTACTTTTGTCCAAATTGTACTTTTTCATCATGTCAAACGTATCCATTAAACCGTTAAATACTTTATTATTTGCTAAATCAACTTTACCTGCTTTTAAATCAGATATAAATTTATCTACTTGAGCAGGATCTTTTGATTGATCGGCATAAGCAATAGGTAAAAAGTGTCCTGCTAACGACCAATCCATTGGAGAAATCTCCAAAGCTTTCACACCAGTCGTTTCAACTTTTTTAAAGGCATTTTCTAAGTCATTTCTTGTTTTTATTGTTTTCGGATCAAAATTACCTCCGAAAGCCTTATCTAAAACTGCTTTATTGTATATAAAACCATACCCTTCTATTGCAAAAGGAAAAGCCATAACTTTACCATCTATAGTCGCAACATTTAATGCACCTGATACTGCATCAGATACCCACTTTTCATTGCTTAAATCTAAAAACTTATCTTTAAATTTCGCAACATCACCCGGATCAAGCATAGCCAAAGTAGGAGCATTACCAGCAGCGTACATGGAAGTAACTTTTTCAAAAGGAGATTGTCCTGCAGGTACTGGAATTACATCTACTGTAATATTTGGATTTTCTTTTGTAAATTGCTTAGCCGCAGCTTCTAACTGTGATTCTATTTCACCTTTTGAATTTAAAAATGTAATCTTAACGGTTTCAGAACTCTTAGATGATGATGTATTACTTTTAGCTGATGTGTTGTTGTTCGTCGTACCACAACCTGCAACAAGCGAAAGTATCAAAGCTGATGATACGACCATTGATAATAGTTTTCTTCTCTTCATGATGATCTCCTCTCCATAATTATTTTAAAGCTTTTTGTAAAGCTTTTTATTATGGTTTTATTATATCACGCATTTGTAAATATGTCAACCGTTTGATATATTCAAAATAATTCTGTATTTTCTTAATTGAATTAATCGTTATAATAATTATAAACCCCCTCGCATCATATATACTCTCTTGATGTGAGGGGGAGTATTTCTAATCAAATTTTATGTCATTCATGTTTATATACGCTACACCTATTACGGTATCTGCGCCACCGTAATAGACAAATATATCGTCGCCTCTTACCGCATTGCCACAACTAAAAACTACATTTGATATAAAGCCGTTCTTTTCCCATTCAAGCTCTGGCTCCAAAATCGGCTCCTTTTGCCTCGCTAAGACTACCGATGGATCATTTATATCGAGAAGTGCTGCCCCTAATCTGTAAACATTGTCGTCATCTGCAGCGTGGTAAATGAGAAACCATCCATCTTTTGTCCTAATAGGTGGTCCAGCCACACCTACCCTTGAACTTTCCCAAGTTCCTTTTATAGGTTTTATTATTGATTTATGTCCGAACCATGTCTTCAAATCGCTGGAGTATGCTATCCATATGTCCGGATACCTTCTGTGAAACATCACATAATTGCCATTTATCTTTTCCGGGAAAAGTGCAGCATCTTTGTTTGGCTCATCTAATACGACACCTTTTCTCTCCCAATTTATTAAATTTTTTGAAGTCGCAAGGCATATTCTGTAGTCATCATCTGTCCTATCTCCAAAGCCTGTATACATCATGTAGTACGTGTCATCAATCTTGACTATCCTTGGGTCTTCGCATCCCCTTAGCTCTTGCTCTACGTCATTGCTTAAAACAGGTTTATCAAGCCTCATAAAGTTGATTCCATCTTTGCTTACAGCGTAGCCTAACCTTGATATATATTTGCCGTATTTTTTGTGTGGTCCTAAATCCGTCGCTCTGTAAATAAGGTGAAACAATCCATTGTCGTATATGGCAGAACAGTTAAATACAGCTTTTCTCTCCCATTCATGCTCTGTCACTGGTTCTAAAATTGGTTTGTCGCTTAGCCTTTTTAGCTTTATCAATTTATCCACTCCTTAAAATGATATTTTATTTTTTTCCACTACTGCGACACCTATGTGTGTATCTGCACCACCGTAATAAACGTAGTACATTCCATTTGCTTCAACTGCACCACAGCTAAAAACTACATTCGGTACAAGACCCTCTCTTTCCCAATCAAGTTCAGGCTCCAAAATAGGCTCTTTCTGCCTTGCTACAACTTTTGAGGGATCTTTTAAATCTAAAAGTGCCGCACCTAACCTGTACACATTGTTTTTGTCGACTCCATGGTAGATAAGAAGCCATCCATCATCTCTTTTTATAGGAGGCCCTGCTATGCCAATCTTCCTAGATTCCCATGTGTCTTCAATAGGTTTCATTATTATCTTATGATCAGTCCAGTTTATCAAATCATCTGAATATGCTATCCAAATATCGGGTTCTCTTCTGTGAAACATGACATACTTCCCGTTTATCTTTTCAGGCAAAAGTGCTGCATCTTTGTTTGGTTCGTCAAGAACTACTCTATGTCCTTCCCAGTATTTTAAGTCATAAGATGTAGCCATGCATATCCTGAAATTGTCCCAACTTTTTCCGCCAAAACCTGTATAAAGCATGTAATATTTATCATCAATTTTTGTCACTCTGGGATCTTCAACACCCCATGCTTCCTGCTCTGTCTCACCCACTATAATAGGTTTGTCAAATCTCTCAAAATTGATGCCATCATTGCTTACCGCATAGCCTATTGATGACACAAATTTATGCTTTTCTTCTGGCTTCTCTGTGTTTAATACGAATCCATTGTTAGAAGCTCTATAAAAAATGTGAAACTTATGATCTTCATATATTGCTGCGGCATTAAACACAGCTTCTCTTTCCCATTCGTGTTCTTTTAAAGGCGACAATATTGGTTTGTCTGTAAGCCTCCTTAGCCTAAACATTATAATACCCCCTTCTACATCAAAAATGCAACTGCTTCATCGGCTTTTATCACGAAATTTTCCAAATCAAATTCTTTATTGCTTATTATATCTTTCACTCTTCCAGAAATGTTCGCATCAATCTTCACATCAACATCTTCATGATTAATAAATATTACAAGTTCTTTACCTTTGTACTTAAATTCTTTGACCTCTACGAATGGCGATCCCGCTTCTATCTTCGGATTTATATTTGATATTTCTTTTGCCAATTTGTATATTTCATAAGTTTTATCGTCTTTATATACGTCCGGCATGTAGCTTAAATAAAGTTCGATAGGGTACGTTACAAAGACTGCATTGCCTTTACCGAATTTATTTATGACTACTGCGGGATTCCTTTCATTGTCGTATCCAATCACACTACATGTCGTAGGTTTTGCGATTAAATGCTTATTAAATTTAAGTGTGCTGTAATTTAACTTAATCTTTCTGTCTTCTATATAAATTGAAGCGGTATTATCCTTCGGCACCATTGAATACTGTGTTTCAATGCCAAAAACTTCGTCAAATCTCTCAACGGCAATCCCATCATAAGATGCGTATAATGTACCACCGCTTTTTACATAATCAACTATCCTCATCCACTGATCGTGTGTTAAATGTCCCTTCCTATATGCCGATGGAAGTATCAGCATCTTGTATCTATTAAAATCTATATCAGAAGCTTTTACCATCTCTACATCTAAGCCAGCTTCTTTTGCAAGTATAAAGCTATTTAAAAGTATTCTGAAATTTCTTTCCGGTGTGTAATCATCGCCAACAAACAATGCATTATAATACTTATCAGGAACAATTATGGCTGCATCACAACTTTTGGGGATTAATTCATCGTATTCAATTTTATTTATAAATTCTGAAAAAGCTTTTATTTGAAGTCCTGATGGCTTTGGCCTGCCATCAAATGCAGTTATGCCAAAGTGCGTTTCAAAAGGTGTTGTGTTGTAGGGCAATTTGTTTCCAACTGTAAAATCTCCAAAGCACCATGCTATTGCGCCTAATGATTCATTTGCAAATAGGCTGTACAAAACCGTTTTGTAGTATTTACCTTCGATTTCTTCCGACATCATAAGTGTGGTAGCGCCAAATTCCTCAAACAAAACATCTTTACCACCCAGAGCTTTAGTAAGCTTCGATGCAAATGGCGCAATGTAGGTGCTTCTTATGGAATTCACAGGGTCAATACATGTATCTGTGTAAATAGGATACGCATGCATACATAAAAAATCATTGCCTTCTCTTAAATCCTCTGGGTAAAATTTATTGTCTGAAAGAAGGGACGCCTGATGAATTCCCAATGTCACTAGATGATTTTTGTCGTATTTTTTTATCTCATTAGACAGTATATAATTCCACAGCCATGCATCGTGTCTTGACTCTGTTTTAACATAGTTGTCAGGCTCGTTGGAAAGATCCCAGAATAAAATTGCATCTTCATTTTTGTATTTTTCTGCAAAAAAGCCGACGAGTTTTACCTCATGCCTTAACATGAAAGAGTCATTGTATATGCTTTTGCCATTTCTCCAATTTACATCGAAATTTTCTCCGCTCATGTGTCCTACGAAAAACGTAGGGACAATTTTAATATCCACATCATGGCATATTTCAATAAGTTCATCAAATTTCTTAATCGCGTCTTCCGATATGATATCAGGCTGTGGCTGAAAATCTTCCCACAAGAGATTTATCCTCATTACATCAAGTCCTAATGATTTAGCCTCCATAAACTCATTTTTGATTTCTTCCTTATTCCATTTCTTCCACATGTCAACGCCATAATTTCTTGGCCAGTAATTAGCACCTATTATGAATTTGTGAAAATAGTCCGTCATTAAAGTACCTCCGATTCATCAATTTATTTAAGAACAAACTGAATTCCTTCTTTAAAATTTTTGCTGAATATTATAAATAGCACGAGTATCGGTAATGTCAAAATTACAGATGCTGCATACATCGGACCAGGATATGCACCATAAGGCCCAAACATCTGCGCTAACATAACATTGAGAGTTAATAAATTTTGATTATGGACAACAAGCATATCCCACAATAGTTCAACCCATCTTTCCATAAATAAAAATAAAAAGATAATTGTAGTTATAGATTTCGACATTGGTAAAACAATTCTAAAAAGTATTTTAAGTTCGCTTGCACCATCTATCTTAGCAGCTTCAATTATCTCATTTGGTATCGCTTTAAAAAAATTTGTATACATAAATATTGCCCACAAGCTAACAGATTTTGGAATGATCATTCCTAAATAAGTGTCATACAATCCAAGTTTTCTTACAATTAAAAACGTGGGTATTAAAAGAATAATAGATGGATAAAACATCTGAAACATAATAATATTGTTTATTGTCTTGCTGCCTTTAAAAACCAGTTTAGACAATGCATAAGCTACTAATAACGCTGTAACCATCATCAATAACGTTGATGAGATTGTTACAATTACACTATTGCCAAAGGCTTTAAGCCACGGACGCGGGGTTACATCACTTCCTCCAAGTAAAAGCCATATATAGGATTTAAGCGTCAAATCTGTAGGTATTATTTTCCTATCAACTTGATTCCATGGTGCAAGTGAATTTAATATCATGTATATATATGGATACATCATCAAAATTAATATAATAGTCGCAACTATATACAACAATGCAATTTTAAATTTCTTTTTTTTACTCCCAACCATAATTTTTCCCCCAAACTTCTAATAATTTTCGTATTGCTAATATAGTCACAAATGTTACCACAGAATCAATTATAGCAATCGCTGAACCATACCCGGCATTCAATCTACTGAATGCTTGATTATATATTTCTATTTGCCATGTATTTGTAGCAAGGTTAGGGCCCCCACCTGTTAATACATAAGGCTCCGTAAATATACCAAATACAAGTCCAACTGCAAGTATCGTTACTGTAAACATCGCCGGATATAAAAGAGGAAGCGTAATCTTAAAAAATCTTACCAATGATGTAGCACCATCTAATGCGGCAGCTTCGTATACTTCACCTGGTATACTTTCTAACCCAGATGTCAAAATAAGAGAATAATATCCAATAAATTTCCACGCAATCATGATAGCAATGATTAAAGGTGCAAGTATTTGTGAACCAAGCCAGTCTATATTTAAGTTCCATGTATTTCTAAGCCATATATTTAAAGCACTATTATATGATAAAATGCCTTTTACTACTATCGAAGTTGCAACACCAGAAGCAAGATATGGGAGAAAATAACCTATTGAAAATAAACTCTTAAATCTAGGTAAACTGTTTATGATTAATGATATAACAAGAGAGCCAATTAAAACAATAGGTACAAACAATACCATAAATTTATAAGTGACAACGAAAGCAGCTTTTACACTAGGGCTATTTAAAGCTTGTATAAAATTAGAAAACCCTATTTTTTCATAGCTTGGTGAAATTAAATTCCAATTCGTAAATGCAAGAAACAGCGCCCATAAAAGTGGTATCAAAAAGAAAATTAAACTGTACAAGAGGTATGGGCTGGCGAAAAGCCAACCCAAATTTTCATGATTTCTTTTCATTTAAGAACCCCCTGAATAGCTGTTTTCATATCGTTCCATGCCCTTTGTGCATCTATCTGTCCTGAAACAATCGGATTTACAGCTTTCTGTCCAATTAATGTTTGAATATCATTAAATTTCGCATTATCAATTGGAGGAATTGCATTTGGTATTGATGCTGCATATAGTTGAAGCTCTGGATGATCTTTAAGGTATTCCTTAAATTGTTCGTTTGTATTAACATCATCTCTTGCTGGTGGAAGATTTGTAATCTCAAACCATCTCATATCGTTCTCAGGCTTTGAATATACCCATTTTATAAATTCCATTGCTGCCTTTTGTTTTTCAGGACTTGCTTGTGCATATATTACAAGCCCCTTTGTGTCAGCAAATGTCTTTACATTGTCGGTACTCATTCCATCCGGCACCGGAGGCAATGTCAGTACATAAGTTTCATTTAACTTAAGTTCTGGATACTTATCTTTCCATGTGCTAAATGTCCATGGCCCAATTGTTGTCCAAACACTTAATCCTGTTTCAAAAGGATCTGTAGCTTTTTGCGTTAATATAAGCTTACTTTTTGTCATATCCTCGAGGAATTTTAATGTTGCCACACCAGCTTTATCATCAGCAACTAAGTTACTACCTTCTATGAATTTATTGCCGTTTGATGCCGCATCATATAACATAAAGAAATCAAACCATCTCTTCCACCAAGTAGAATCAATTAAATCCGGATTTGCCCACAAATACTTATTTGGATATTTTTCTCTCAATTTCTTTCCAAGTTCAATAACTTGACTATAAGTTTTTGGAGGTTCATTATAGCCAAGTTGTTTTAAAATATCTATCCTCCAGGCGAAAAGCATCGCATTCGAATATATAGGCAAAACATATTGATGACCATCAGCAAATTTCCATCCTGATATTGTATTGGTCATGTTTCTGCTCTTAATAATGTCATTCCAACCATTCATAGAATCCAACGGTACTAACGCTTTGCTATCTACAAGTTGTGCCGCAAATCCACGTGAAATGTTTTCAGAAATCGTAGGAGCATTACCACCCGCCAAAGCTGCTTGAATCCCCGCTTCAGATGTTGGAGATTCGGGCATTGGACTTACATTTACCTTGATATCAGGATTGACTTTCGAAAATTCTTCTGCCATCTGCTTCCAAAAAGTTTGTTGTGGTGGATTTGGAGCAGCCCAAAAATCTATTGTGATAATTTTATTGTTTGTTGATTGGGACGACTCACTTTTATTTTTTGTGCTATTTCCACTTCCGCATCCACTCAACAATGTAGCTACAAGAAGCACAGAAATGATAGTTTTTGCTAATTTTTTCATCATAACCCTCCTCATAAATACTCATTTTTAATTTTTTTATAAATTATCTTATTTCTTTTACAGATCCTCTCTCGATTAATTTAACTTCCATTCTTATATGGTCATACGGTTCTTTAATATTATTCATCCTCCACAAAAGTTTTTGAACTGCCTTGACGCCCATTAGCTCCTTGTTTACACGAACCGTAGTCAATGGAGGATTGACAATCTTGCATATATCGATGTCATCAAAACCCACAACTGAAATGTCATCAGGCACTTTCAATCCTAAAATGTTTAATGCATTATACAATGTTATAGCTGCACTGTCGTTTGAGCATACCCATGCAGTCGGTAGCTTATCCATCTTTGATATAATATTTGCCACTTCTTTGTAGTTTTTGCTTAAAACGTACTTTTCAACGCTGCCGATTACACAGTACCCTGGATTTACATTTAATATAGGGTCAATATTAAGCCCTGATGTTCTCATGGCTTCATTAAATCCAAGCCATCTCTCCTTGAAACTTAGAGAAAAGTCTATCTCTCCAAAAAATCCTATCTGCGTATGCCCTTTTTCAATGAGATATTTTGTCGCCATATAAGAGCCAGGTATATTCTGAGTCAAAACTGCATCTGTATTTATCAAAAATGATGAATGATCGACTTGTACTATTGGTATTCCATAATCTAAAAGCATCCTTAAGTGTTGATCTTTTATCGTTCCTACAACTAATATTCCTGAAACTTTTCTGCTTTCAACACTTTTAGGAATCTGAAAATCATCTTTATTCATAAAGTTTACCAAGATGTCAAAATTGTTTTTTCTAGCCTCATTTTCTATTCCAAGTATTACCTTTGTGTAAAAATGAGTATCGCGAAAATTTCGCTCCTCTATCAAGAGACAAATATTTTTAAAATGATTTTTGATGATGAAGGACGGATTTTCGTCAAAATAGCCCATTTCATCGGCTGTTTTTAAAATCAGGTTTTTTGTATCTTCGCTTACTCCAACTTTATCGTTTAGCGCTATCGATACCGCATTTACAGATATATTCAATTTTTGTGCTATATCTTTCATTGTAACCTTTTTCTTCTTGATTGCCGGCAATCTAAACACCTCGGTGTAATTTTTTCTTGCAATTTAATTATACGTTATGCTTATATAACTTTCAAGCAATTTTTACTTGAATTTAATATGATTTTGCTTGAATTAAGTGCTATATTTGATTAAATAACGATTACTAATACAATTTATACCATATTTAATATTTTGTTAGGTTTATAATTAAAGTAATTCAAGTAACCATTTAAAGAACTTTAATAACCACAAAAAAGCCGGTTTTTACTTAACCGACTTTTTGGCTTTATTTTAAACTCTATTCTCTATCAGAAGATCTA belongs to Thermoanaerobacterium sp. PSU-2 and includes:
- a CDS encoding sugar ABC transporter permease, translating into MKRNHENLGWLFASPYLLYSLIFFLIPLLWALFLAFTNWNLISPSYEKIGFSNFIQALNSPSVKAAFVVTYKFMVLFVPIVLIGSLVISLIINSLPRFKSLFSIGYFLPYLASGVATSIVVKGILSYNSALNIWLRNTWNLNIDWLGSQILAPLIIAIMIAWKFIGYYSLILTSGLESIPGEVYEAAALDGATSLVRFFKITLPLLYPAMFTVTILAVGLVFGIFTEPYVLTGGGPNLATNTWQIEIYNQAFSRLNAGYGSAIAIIDSVVTFVTILAIRKLLEVWGKNYGWE
- a CDS encoding ABC transporter substrate-binding protein, whose product is MKKLAKTIISVLLVATLLSGCGSGNSTKNKSESSQSTNNKIITIDFWAAPNPPQQTFWKQMAEEFSKVNPDIKVNVSPMPESPTSEAGIQAALAGGNAPTISENISRGFAAQLVDSKALVPLDSMNGWNDIIKSRNMTNTISGWKFADGHQYVLPIYSNAMLFAWRIDILKQLGYNEPPKTYSQVIELGKKLREKYPNKYLWANPDLIDSTWWKRWFDFFMLYDAASNGNKFIEGSNLVADDKAGVATLKFLEDMTKSKLILTQKATDPFETGLSVWTTIGPWTFSTWKDKYPELKLNETYVLTLPPVPDGMSTDNVKTFADTKGLVIYAQASPEKQKAAMEFIKWVYSKPENDMRWFEITNLPPARDDVNTNEQFKEYLKDHPELQLYAASIPNAIPPIDNAKFNDIQTLIGQKAVNPIVSGQIDAQRAWNDMKTAIQGVLK
- a CDS encoding glycosidase — protein: MFRLRRLTDKPILSPLKEHEWEREAVFNAAAIYEDHKFHIFYRASNNGFVLNTEKPEEKHKFVSSIGYAVSNDGINFERFDKPIIVGETEQEAWGVEDPRVTKIDDKYYMLYTGFGGKSWDNFRICMATSYDLKYWEGHRVVLDEPNKDAALLPEKINGKYVMFHRREPDIWIAYSDDLINWTDHKIIMKPIEDTWESRKIGIAGPPIKRDDGWLLIYHGVDKNNVYRLGAALLDLKDPSKVVARQKEPILEPELDWEREGLVPNVVFSCGAVEANGMYYVYYGGADTHIGVAVVEKNKISF
- a CDS encoding extracellular solute-binding protein is translated as MKRRKLLSMVVSSALILSLVAGCGTTNNNTSAKSNTSSSKSSETVKITFLNSKGEIESQLEAAAKQFTKENPNITVDVIPVPAGQSPFEKVTSMYAAGNAPTLAMLDPGDVAKFKDKFLDLSNEKWVSDAVSGALNVATIDGKVMAFPFAIEGYGFIYNKAVLDKAFGGNFDPKTIKTRNDLENAFKKVETTGVKALEISPMDWSLAGHFLPIAYADQSKDPAQVDKFISDLKAGKVDLANNKVFNGLMDTFDMMKKYNLDKSNPMAPTYDKGPQVIGQGQVGFWFMGNWAWPQIKTFDTANGQYGFVPVPISNDPNDYGNSGIPVGVTKFVGIDKTQNNQAQQDAAKKFLNWLVYSQSGQDALVNQCSVIPAFKNIKLVPNDPLAKSIEQYISEGNTLEFMTTLPSDHWSKLGASMQKYLSGVTDRKGLINDIESYWKSVQ
- a CDS encoding LacI family DNA-binding transcriptional regulator; translated protein: MPAIKKKKVTMKDIAQKLNISVNAVSIALNDKVGVSEDTKNLILKTADEMGYFDENPSFIIKNHFKNICLLIEERNFRDTHFYTKVILGIENEARKNNFDILVNFMNKDDFQIPKSVESRKVSGILVVGTIKDQHLRMLLDYGIPIVQVDHSSFLINTDAVLTQNIPGSYMATKYLIEKGHTQIGFFGEIDFSLSFKERWLGFNEAMRTSGLNIDPILNVNPGYCVIGSVEKYVLSKNYKEVANIISKMDKLPTAWVCSNDSAAITLYNALNILGLKVPDDISVVGFDDIDICKIVNPPLTTVRVNKELMGVKAVQKLLWRMNNIKEPYDHIRMEVKLIERGSVKEIR
- a CDS encoding beta-galactosidase trimerization domain-containing protein — translated: MTDYFHKFIIGANYWPRNYGVDMWKKWNKEEIKNEFMEAKSLGLDVMRINLLWEDFQPQPDIISEDAIKKFDELIEICHDVDIKIVPTFFVGHMSGENFDVNWRNGKSIYNDSFMLRHEVKLVGFFAEKYKNEDAILFWDLSNEPDNYVKTESRHDAWLWNYILSNEIKKYDKNHLVTLGIHQASLLSDNKFYPEDLREGNDFLCMHAYPIYTDTCIDPVNSIRSTYIAPFASKLTKALGGKDVLFEEFGATTLMMSEEIEGKYYKTVLYSLFANESLGAIAWCFGDFTVGNKLPYNTTPFETHFGITAFDGRPKPSGLQIKAFSEFINKIEYDELIPKSCDAAIIVPDKYYNALFVGDDYTPERNFRILLNSFILAKEAGLDVEMVKASDIDFNRYKMLILPSAYRKGHLTHDQWMRIVDYVKSGGTLYASYDGIAVERFDEVFGIETQYSMVPKDNTASIYIEDRKIKLNYSTLKFNKHLIAKPTTCSVIGYDNERNPAVVINKFGKGNAVFVTYPIELYLSYMPDVYKDDKTYEIYKLAKEISNINPKIEAGSPFVEVKEFKYKGKELVIFINHEDVDVKIDANISGRVKDIISNKEFDLENFVIKADEAVAFLM
- a CDS encoding glycosidase, with the protein product MIKLKRLSDKPILEPVTEHEWERKAVFNCSAIYDNGLFHLIYRATDLGPHKKYGKYISRLGYAVSKDGINFMRLDKPVLSNDVEQELRGCEDPRIVKIDDTYYMMYTGFGDRTDDDYRICLATSKNLINWERKGVVLDEPNKDAALFPEKINGNYVMFHRRYPDIWIAYSSDLKTWFGHKSIIKPIKGTWESSRVGVAGPPIRTKDGWFLIYHAADDDNVYRLGAALLDINDPSVVLARQKEPILEPELEWEKNGFISNVVFSCGNAVRGDDIFVYYGGADTVIGVAYINMNDIKFD
- a CDS encoding carbohydrate ABC transporter permease, whose translation is MVGSKKKKFKIALLYIVATIILILMMYPYIYMILNSLAPWNQVDRKIIPTDLTLKSYIWLLLGGSDVTPRPWLKAFGNSVIVTISSTLLMMVTALLVAYALSKLVFKGSKTINNIIMFQMFYPSIILLIPTFLIVRKLGLYDTYLGMIIPKSVSLWAIFMYTNFFKAIPNEIIEAAKIDGASELKILFRIVLPMSKSITTIIFLFLFMERWVELLWDMLVVHNQNLLTLNVMLAQMFGPYGAYPGPMYAASVILTLPILVLFIIFSKNFKEGIQFVLK